One segment of Theobroma cacao cultivar B97-61/B2 chromosome 9, Criollo_cocoa_genome_V2, whole genome shotgun sequence DNA contains the following:
- the LOC18590084 gene encoding E3 SUMO-protein ligase SIZ1 isoform X2 codes for MDLVASCKDKLAYFRIKELKDVLTQLGLSKQGKKQDLVERILGALSDEQVAKMWAKRTPVGKEDVAKLVDDIYRKMQVSGATELASKGQGVSDSSNVKVKGEIDDPFQSDMKVRCPCGSSLETENIIKCEGPRCQVWQHIRCVIIPEKTMEGNPPVPDLFYCEICRLSQADPFWITIAHPLCPLKLAVSNIPNDGTNPVLSAEKTFQITRTDKDLLTKQEYDVQAWCMLLNDKVPFRMQWPQYADLQVNGLPVRAINRPGSQLLGANGRDDGPIITPCTKDGINKITLTGCDARVFCFGVRIVKRRTVQQVLNMIPKETDGERFEDALARVCRCVGGGTATDNGDSDSDLEVVADFFGVNLRCPMSGSRMKVAGRFKPCVHMGCFDLEVFVELNQRSRKWQCPICLKNYSLENIIIDPYFNRITSKMRNCGEDITEIEVKPDGSWRAKAKSENERRELGDLAQWHSPDGTLCVPGSAEVKPRAETSKQIKLEGASDGHTGLKLGIKKNSDGLWEVSKPEDMNTSSDSRLQERFEHHEQKIIPMSSSATGSVKDGEDPSVNQDGGGTYDFTSNGIELDSMPLNIDSAYEFTDRNPSAPTGNAEVIVLSDSDEENDILISSATLYKDNQNDSSGLNFPVAPPGISHPYSEDPALGPAGNLGLFPTNDEFDMGLWSLPPGPPEGSGFQLFSTNADVSDALVDLQRNALNCPQSMNGYTLAPETTMGSANLVPGSSIGQTDTDINDRLVDNPLFGAEDPSLQIFLPTRPSDASAQSDLRDQADVSNGIRTDDWISLRLGDGATGGHGDSTTVNGLNLRQQIPSRERTMDSLDDTD; via the exons ATGGATTTGGTGGCCAGTTGCAAg GATAAATTGGCGTATTTTCGAATAAAAGAACTCAAGGATGTTCTCACTCAATTGGGTCTTTCAAAGCAAGGGAAGAAGCAG GACCTTGTTGAGAGGATATTAGGTGCTCTCTCTGATGAACAAG TTGCAAAGATGTGGGCAAAAAGGACTCCCGTCGGAAAGGAAGATGTGGCAAAACTTGTCGATGACATATACAG AAAGATGCAGGTTTCTGGAGCCACTGAATTGGCATCAAAGGGACAGGGTGTGTCGGACAGCAGTAATGTAAAAGTTAAAGGGGAAATAGATGATCCCTTTCAATCAGATATGAAAGTTCGTTGTCCCTGTGGAAGTTCATTGGAGACTGAGAACATTATTAAG TGTGAAGGTCCAAGATGTCAAGTGTGGCAACATATTCGTTGTGTTATAATTCCAGAGAAGACTATGGAGGGGAATCCACCAGTTcctgatttattttattgtgaAATTTGTCGGCTGAGCCAAGCTGATCC TTTTTGGATTACTATTGCGCACCCTTTATGTCCGTTGAAGTTGGCTGTTTCAAATATCCCAAATGATGG TACAAATCCAGTCCTAAGTGCAGAGAAAACATTCCAAATCACCAGGACAGACAAGGACTTACTGACAAAACAAGAGTATGATGTCCAG GCATGGTGCATGCTTCTGAATGACAAAGTTCCATTCAGGATGCAGTGGCCTCAATATGCAGATTTGCAGGTTAATG GCTTACCTGTTCGTGCTATTAATAGACCTGGCTCGCAATTGCTCGGGGCTAATGGCCGTGATGATGGTCCAATT ATAACTCCATGTACTAAAGATGGAATTAATAAGATAACTTTGACTGGATGTGATGCTCGCGTATTCTGTTTTGGAGTTAGAATTGTTAAACGGCGAACTGTTCAACAG GTACTTAACATGATTCCCAAGGAGACTGATGGTGAACGTTTTGAAGACGCTCTTGCTCGTGTTTGTCGTTGTGTTGGTGGTGGAACTGCAACAGACAATGGTGATAGTGACAGTGATCTAGAAGTTGTTGCAGATTTTTTTGGAGTCAACCTACGTTGCCCT ATGAGTGGTTCAAGAATGAAGGTGGCTGGAAGGTTTAAACCTTGTGTTCACATGGGTTGTTTTGATCTTGAAGTTTTTGTGGAGCTGAACCAACGTTCTAGGAAG TGGCAGTGCCCAATTTGTCTGAAGAACTACTCATTGGAGAACATTATAATTGATCCTTATTTTAATCGCATCACATCCAAG ATGAGAAATTGTGGAGAAGATATTACCGAGATTGAGGTCAAGCCTGATGGTTCTTGGCGTGCAAAGGCTAAAAGTGAAAATGAGCGTAGAGAACTTGGTGATCTTGCACAATGGCATTCTCCTGATGGTACTCTATGTGTCCCTGGCAGTGCGGAGGTTAAGCCCAGAGCTGAAACGTCGAAGCAGATCAAACTTGAAGGTGCTTCAGATGGTCATACAGGTTTGAAACTTGGAATCAAGAAGAATAGCGATGGGTTGTGGGAAGTTAGCAAGCCTGAAGATATGAACACGTCTTCTGATAGTAGATTACAAGAAAGATTTGAACATCATGAGCAAAAAATTATTCCAATGAGCAGCAGTGCAACTGGAAGTGTTAAGGATGGTGAAGATCCTAGTGTAAATCAGGATGGTGGTGGGACTTACGACTTTACAAGCAATGGGATTGAACTTGATTCCATGCCTCTGAACATAGATTCGGCATATGAATTTACGGACCGAAATCCATCTGCACCCACAGGAAATGCAGAAGTTATTGTTCTTAGTGATTCAGATGAAGAGAATGACATATTGATATCTTCTGCAACTCTTTATAAGGATAATCAAAATGATTCTTCTGGACTTAATTTTCCAGTGGCTCCTCCTGGAATTTCTCATCCATATTCAGAAGATCCAGCTCTTGGGCCTGCTGGTAATTTGGGTCTTTTTCCTACTAATGATGAATTTGACATGGGTCTGTGGTCATTACCTCCAGGACCCCCAGAAGGCTCTGGGTTTCAACTATTTAGTACAAATGCAGATGTCTCAGATGCCTTAGTTGATCTGCAGCGTAATGCTCTCAATTGCCCTCAATCAATGAATGGTTATACATTGGCTCCAGAGACAACAATGGGATCTGCAAATCTAGTCCCTGGTTCTTCCATTGGTCAGACTGATACAGATATAAATGATCGCTTAGTTGACAATCCCTTGTTTGGTGCAGAAGATCCTTCTCTTCAGATATTTCTTCCAACTCGTCCTTCAGATG